CAACCTTTGTAAATTTGCCCTACCGCCCAAGTGGTAAATTTTAGGTCTATTTGCTTTGGCGCGCCTAGGTAGTTGTGAGCCACTGGCACGTAGTAGGCGTCCTCGTCGTTAAAGCAAAAGCTAAATCCAACGATCTTTGCGTTCCTGCTATCAATGCCTGTGGTCTCGGTGTCAAAGGCGACGATGGTCTCTGGCGTGATGCCTGATAAGAGCTTTTCAATGCTAGCCTCATCAAGGAGTAAATTTGCTCTAAAGCCAAGTTTAAATTCAGCATTTTCCTCTTTTTGCAAGCTCTTAAGAAGTCTGTTTAGGTCGTACTCTTTTAAAATTTCTGAGATATTTATTAAAGGATTTTGCTCTGGAAATTTAGAGTGTTCAAGATCAAATGAGCTAACTGCGTCATCAAATAAAGTGGCTAGCTTTTTGCTCAAAAATGCTTCGTCTTTTGCAGCTGCTAGCATATTTTTAGTGCGCTCGTTTCTAAGAAGGGCTAAATTTTCATAAATTCCCTCTAAGCTGCCATACTCTGCCAAAAGCTTCTTGGCCCCCACTGCGCCGATGCCTTTGACGCCTGGGATGTTGTCCGAGCTATCGCCTGCGATCGCTAGAAAGTCCCTTACTTGTGCCGGATAAACTCCATACTTTTCAAAGCAGCTTGCACTATCATGATCGATCTTGCTTTGCGGGCTGTAGATACTCACTTTGCCGTCCTCTATGAGCTGGTAAAGGTCTTTATCGTGGGTGACTATTCGCACAAATATATCTTTGTCTTTACAAAATTTAACCGCACTTGCGATGATATCATCGGCCTCATAGCCCTCGCGGCTAAGGCTGTAAAGTCCCATTTTTTCTATCATATCTATACAAACTGGAAGTTGCTCTTTTAGCTGAGCCGGTGGCTCGTTTCTATTTGCTTTATAATCACCTAAAATTTCGTGACGTAAGGTCTTACCTTTGCTATCAAGTGCGAAGATGAGATAGTCGCTTTGGTATTCATCCTTGAGGCTTGCTATAAAATTTGCAAAGCCACTTATCATACCGCTTGGCTTGCCTTCGCGGTTTTTAAGTCCGCTCATGGCGTAGTAGAGCCTAAAAAAGAAACCAAAAGTGTCAATAATCGTAAGTGTTTTCATTTTTATCCTTTGTGTAATTTTATGAAATTTAGGCAAAAAATAGGCTGATTTATAAAAATTTTTGATATTATGGCGGACATTGCAAATAAAAAATCACAAAAACAAAAAGCTTTGAGGTCATGAAAAAAATAGTTTTTTTACGTATCAATCCAAATGCAGTCGGTGGTGCCGAACGCTATTTAAGAAGGCTTACTAAAGCCCTAAAAGACGTAGGTATAGACACATCTATACGCTCATATCTAGGAGAGGCTAGGATCTCGTCATGGAAAAAGGCTTTGAGATTTAACTCACAGGTAAAACGCCAGAAACAAAGCAATGAGGTATATTTTAGCTTGGAGCGAGTGAGCTGCGCAGATATTTATAGAGCAGGGGACGGTGTGCATAAAATTTATCGTGCCACAAAGCCATTTTGGTGGGTTAATCCTCTAAATTTTGTCTATCCATATCTAGAAAAACGTTGCTTTAAAAATTCTAAAAAGATAATCGCAAATTCAAACTACATAAAAGAGCAAATTATTTCAGCTTACGGTGTCGATGAGTCAAAAATCGTTACCATTTACAACGGTATAAATTTGCCACAAAAAGTAGAAAAAGGAGAAGCAAAACTTAGCGTATGTGAAGAATTTGGACTCGATTACAATTTACCAATTGTGCTTTTTGTCGGAAATGGCTTTAAAAGAAAAGGAGCAAAAGACTTTTTACTTCTTGTCTCAAAGCTAAAAACGCCAGTAAATGCACTAATAGTAGGCAAAGATAAAAATTTAAATTCATATAAGAAGCTAGCAAAAAAGCTAAAAATAAAGGCATTTTTTACAGGTGAGCAAAAAATGACTGCAAAATTTTATGAAGCAAGCGATATTTTTATATTTCCAACACACTATGAGCCATTTTCAAATGTCGTTTTAGAGGCACTTAGCTTTAAAAATATTGTCTTTACAACGGCTCAAAATGGGGCAGCTGAAATTTTAGAAAATCGTTTTGTTATGCGTGAACCAAATGATGAAAGTATACTGGAGCTAGTGGAGCAGGTGCTTAATGATAATGACATGATGAGAGAGCTGCAAGAGAAGTCATTTTTACTTTCGCAAAAATTTAGTATAGAAGAAAATGCAAGCAAAACTCTTGAAATCATAAACGAAGTGCTAAATTTGGAGCAAAAGTGAGAGTTTTTATAGAGCTTCCAACTTGGCTTGGAGATGCTGTGATGGCGAGCGGGGCGATAGAAAATTTAAGCAAAAATGCTAAAAATATTGTATTTTTTGGCTCTTA
The sequence above is drawn from the Campylobacter concisus genome and encodes:
- a CDS encoding glycosyltransferase family 4 protein, translated to MKKIVFLRINPNAVGGAERYLRRLTKALKDVGIDTSIRSYLGEARISSWKKALRFNSQVKRQKQSNEVYFSLERVSCADIYRAGDGVHKIYRATKPFWWVNPLNFVYPYLEKRCFKNSKKIIANSNYIKEQIISAYGVDESKIVTIYNGINLPQKVEKGEAKLSVCEEFGLDYNLPIVLFVGNGFKRKGAKDFLLLVSKLKTPVNALIVGKDKNLNSYKKLAKKLKIKAFFTGEQKMTAKFYEASDIFIFPTHYEPFSNVVLEALSFKNIVFTTAQNGAAEILENRFVMREPNDESILELVEQVLNDNDMMRELQEKSFLLSQKFSIEENASKTLEIINEVLNLEQK